A region from the Falco rusticolus isolate bFalRus1 chromosome 4, bFalRus1.pri, whole genome shotgun sequence genome encodes:
- the PTF1A gene encoding pancreas transcription factor 1 subunit alpha: METVLLEHFPGGLDSFSSPPYFDEEDFFPEPPPRDALAADGLLEPDVDFLSRQLQEYYRDGGDPESGYRCPAPAATFPPSPASPGFAYECCGAAGAALLSPGGRLQALGSAKRRRRVRSEAELQQLRQAANVRERRRMQSINDAFEGLRSHIPTLPYEKRLSKVDTLRLAIGYINFLSELVQSDLPLRSASSESPSQPKKIIICHRGTRSPSPSDPDYGLPPLAGHSLSWTDEKQLKEQNIIRTAKVWTPEDPRKVNNKPSLNDIENEPPFDFVA, encoded by the exons ATGGAGAcggtgctgctggagcacttCCCCGGGGGGCTGGACTCCTTCTCCTCGCCCCCCTACTTCGACGAGGAGGACTTCTTCCCTGAGCCGCCCCCGCGGGACGCGCTGGCCGCCGACGGGCTGCTGGAGCCCGACGTGGACTTCCTCAGCCGGCAGCTTCAGGAGTACTACCGCGACGGCGGCGACCCCGAGAGCGGCTACCGCTGCCCGGCGCCGGCCGCCACCTTCCCGCCGTCGCCCGCCTCGCCCGGCTTCGCCTACGAGTGCTGCggagcggcgggcgcggcgctgCTGTCCCCCGGGGGGCGGCTCCAGGCGCTGGGCTCGGCcaagcggcggcggcgggtgcgCTCCGAGgcggagctgcagcagctccggCAGGCGGCCAACgtgcgggagcggcggcggaTGCAGTCCATCAACGACGCCTTCGAGGGGCTGCGCTCGCACATCCCCACCCTGCCCTACGAGAAGCGGCTCTCCAAGGTGGACACGCTGCGCCTGGCCATCGGCTACATCAACTTCCTCAGTGAACTGGTGCAGTCCGACCTGCCGCTGCGCAGCGCCAGCAGCGaaagccccagccagcccaaGAAAATAATCATCTGTCACCGCGGTACAA GATCTCCCTCCCCGAGCGACCCCGACTACGGACTCCCCCCTCTGGCCGGTCACTCGCTGTCGTGGACTGATGAAAAGCAACTCAAGGAACAAAACATCATCCGGACAGCCAAAGTGTGGACCCCCGAGGACCCGCGGAAGGTGAACAACAAACCCTCCCTCAACGACATCGAGAACGAGCCCCCCTTCGACTTCGTGGCGTGA